A genomic segment from Gilvibacter sp. SZ-19 encodes:
- the bshB1 gene encoding bacillithiol biosynthesis deacetylase BshB1: MKLDILAIGAHPDDVELGCGATVAKEIAAGKKVGILDLTRGELGTRGTPEIREQEAKAAAAILGVEVRENLAIPDGFFTNSKENQLKIIEILRKYQPDIVLCNAVDDRHIDHGKGAKLASDACFLSGLRRIETTHNGQQQQAWRPKLVYHYIQWKNLEPDFVVNVGDFIKKKEEAVFAYTSQFYDPNSDDPSTPISSSNFKESISYRARDLGRLIGVDYAEGFTVERYVAVDSLYDLK; encoded by the coding sequence TTGAAATTAGATATACTGGCCATAGGAGCGCATCCGGACGATGTTGAATTGGGTTGCGGAGCCACGGTGGCAAAAGAAATAGCAGCAGGTAAGAAAGTAGGTATCTTGGATCTTACTCGTGGAGAACTCGGCACCCGAGGCACCCCAGAGATCAGAGAACAAGAGGCCAAGGCGGCTGCAGCAATACTTGGAGTAGAGGTGCGAGAAAATCTGGCCATTCCAGATGGGTTCTTTACCAATTCTAAAGAGAATCAGCTCAAGATCATTGAAATATTGCGCAAATACCAACCGGATATTGTGCTTTGCAATGCTGTAGATGACAGGCACATTGACCACGGCAAAGGCGCCAAACTGGCCAGCGATGCTTGTTTTTTGAGCGGGTTACGCCGAATAGAGACCACCCATAATGGACAGCAGCAACAAGCCTGGAGACCTAAGTTGGTTTACCATTATATTCAATGGAAGAACTTAGAACCCGATTTTGTGGTGAACGTGGGTGATTTCATTAAAAAGAAAGAAGAAGCTGTCTTTGCCTACACGAGTCAGTTTTACGATCCGAATAGCGACGACCCGTCTACGCCAATAAGCAGCTCTAATTTTAAAGAGAGCATAAGTTACAGAGCTAGAGACCTGGGGCGTTTGATAGGTGTGGACTACGCCGAAGGATTCACGGTAGAACGCTATGTGGCCGTAGACAGCTTATACGATTTGAAGTAA
- the hutI gene encoding imidazolonepropionase: MILIKNIKGLVQVREKSPKYLSGAQMQELPVLENAWISLKDGRIYDFGSMDNCPENDTSDVIDAQGSFVLPAWCDSHTHLVYAGNREKEFELRLKGATYQEIAAAGGGILNSAKTLQNTSEEELYQQSAARLKAVMHMGTGAIEIKSGYGLELEAEMRMLRVARRLGETFNIPVRTSFLAAHAVPESFETSGAYVAHIIAEMLPKVAESGLADYIDIFCEDGYFSLNDTDQLLGAAAAYELRPKIHVNQFTAEGGVALGVDHNALSVDHLEEFTKADLTALKGSETIAVALPGCSFFLGIPYTPARRIIDAGLPLALATDYNPGSAPSGNMNFVVSAACSKMKMTPQEAINAATINGAYAMGLENEVGSITKGKRANLIITENIPSIGYLPYSFGQNHIKEVIIGGQRLNSSN; this comes from the coding sequence ATGATCCTTATAAAGAATATCAAAGGCCTAGTCCAAGTGCGTGAAAAGTCACCGAAATACCTCAGTGGTGCACAAATGCAAGAACTTCCTGTATTAGAAAATGCTTGGATCAGCCTAAAAGATGGTCGCATCTATGACTTTGGAAGTATGGACAATTGTCCTGAAAATGACACTTCCGATGTGATCGATGCACAGGGATCATTCGTATTACCTGCCTGGTGCGATTCTCACACCCATCTGGTCTATGCCGGCAACCGAGAAAAGGAATTCGAGTTAAGGCTCAAAGGCGCGACTTATCAAGAGATCGCCGCCGCAGGTGGAGGTATACTCAACTCTGCAAAGACCTTACAAAATACTAGCGAAGAGGAGCTATACCAACAATCCGCAGCGCGATTAAAAGCTGTGATGCACATGGGCACTGGCGCCATTGAGATAAAAAGTGGATACGGTTTAGAGCTCGAAGCAGAAATGCGCATGTTACGCGTAGCTCGAAGATTGGGTGAAACCTTTAATATTCCCGTGAGAACTAGTTTTTTGGCGGCACATGCAGTGCCGGAGTCCTTTGAGACTTCTGGAGCATATGTAGCACACATCATAGCTGAGATGCTGCCAAAAGTGGCAGAAAGTGGTCTAGCGGACTATATTGACATATTTTGTGAGGACGGCTATTTCTCCTTGAACGATACCGATCAGCTACTTGGAGCAGCGGCAGCTTACGAACTCCGACCTAAGATCCACGTGAACCAATTTACCGCAGAAGGCGGTGTTGCACTTGGTGTTGACCATAATGCCCTAAGTGTAGATCATTTAGAAGAATTCACCAAAGCAGACCTAACGGCCCTTAAAGGCAGTGAAACCATAGCTGTAGCCTTACCTGGCTGCTCCTTTTTCTTGGGGATTCCTTACACGCCCGCAAGACGGATCATCGATGCAGGATTGCCTTTGGCCTTAGCCACAGATTACAATCCTGGGTCAGCACCGAGTGGCAATATGAACTTTGTGGTCTCTGCAGCCTGTAGTAAAATGAAGATGACTCCACAAGAAGCCATTAACGCAGCCACAATAAACGGAGCCTATGCTATGGGCTTAGAAAATGAGGTTGGCAGTATTACCAAAGGAAAACGCGCCAACCTGATCATTACAGAAAACATACCTTCTATTGGATACCTGCCCTACTCCTTTGGGCAGAACCATATTAAAGAAGTCATTATTGGCGGGCAACGCCTAAATTCATCCAACTAA
- a CDS encoding S9 family peptidase — protein MRTLSLCLALFLAITTTAQEVFQPLDVFELEYAGDPQISPDGSQIVYRRTGFDIMEDRSFGNLWLLSADGKVHQKLTPNDVSEGSARWSPSGDRLVYRSSSDKGSEIFVMWMDSGRTSRLTQLEKSPSNLTWSPDGKWIAFTMKVDAKAPVIAQMPSKPKGAKWADAPRITDRLKHEADGAGYLKPGFTHIFVVPASGGTPRQLSSGDFNHGGSLSWTPDGKQLLFSANRNPDWEYDFRNSEVYALTVATGDIKALTSAAGPDRSPVVSPDGKTVAYLGYQDKVQTYQVTRLRLMNVDGTNKREVLTNLDRSVKDIQWSADGKRIYFMYDEFGDTKVAQYNLGGSHKVVAEHIGGTSLGRPYASGSYSVSKRGDIAFSLSKPDRPAEVALLMAKSAKPKQLTALNEDLLGHKTLGKVEELWYKASTDGRDLQAWVVYPPNYDPNKKYPMMIENHGGPILNYGDRFSAEIQLYAAAGYIVYYPNPRGSTGYGEEFGNLLFNNYPGDDYQDVMDGVDVLISKGIAHEDQLFVTGGSAGGIMTAWIIGKNNRFEAAVVAKPVMNWISKTLVADNYYGYANSRYPGQPWENFEGYWKFSPISLVGNVETPTMVMVGMNDLRTPPSEAKQLYHALKLRKIETVLVEIPDASHGIASRPSNLITKVAHTLAWFDKFRTPKN, from the coding sequence ATGCGTACACTTTCCCTCTGTTTAGCCCTGTTTTTAGCCATTACAACCACTGCCCAAGAGGTATTCCAACCTCTGGATGTCTTTGAACTGGAATATGCCGGAGATCCGCAGATCAGTCCAGATGGGAGTCAAATTGTTTACAGACGCACGGGCTTCGATATAATGGAAGACCGCTCTTTTGGTAATTTGTGGTTGCTGAGCGCAGATGGAAAGGTCCACCAAAAACTAACTCCTAATGACGTAAGTGAAGGGAGTGCACGTTGGTCACCTAGTGGCGATCGATTGGTTTACAGAAGCAGTTCAGACAAAGGTTCGGAGATCTTTGTTATGTGGATGGATAGCGGCCGTACGTCACGTTTGACCCAGTTGGAGAAATCTCCCTCTAATTTAACTTGGTCACCTGACGGCAAGTGGATCGCCTTTACTATGAAAGTAGATGCCAAAGCTCCGGTTATTGCGCAGATGCCTTCCAAGCCTAAGGGTGCCAAATGGGCCGATGCCCCTAGAATCACAGACCGCTTAAAGCACGAGGCCGATGGTGCGGGTTATCTAAAACCTGGTTTTACACACATTTTTGTTGTGCCCGCCAGCGGAGGAACCCCTAGACAATTGAGTAGTGGCGATTTTAATCACGGGGGATCTTTGAGCTGGACACCAGATGGCAAACAACTCCTTTTTTCTGCCAATAGAAATCCGGATTGGGAATATGATTTTAGAAACTCGGAAGTCTACGCCTTAACAGTTGCAACGGGAGACATTAAGGCCCTGACAAGCGCTGCTGGGCCAGACAGAAGCCCTGTAGTTTCTCCAGACGGCAAAACAGTAGCCTATTTAGGGTATCAAGACAAGGTGCAGACCTATCAAGTTACACGACTTCGACTCATGAACGTGGACGGAACAAATAAGCGTGAAGTGTTGACCAATTTGGACCGATCTGTGAAGGATATCCAATGGTCTGCAGATGGCAAGCGTATTTATTTTATGTATGACGAATTTGGAGACACCAAAGTGGCGCAATACAATTTAGGAGGTTCTCACAAAGTGGTGGCAGAGCACATCGGCGGCACAAGCTTGGGAAGACCTTATGCGAGCGGAAGCTATAGCGTTTCTAAGCGCGGCGATATTGCCTTTAGTTTGTCTAAACCAGACCGTCCGGCAGAGGTTGCATTACTTATGGCGAAGAGTGCCAAACCCAAACAACTCACAGCCCTTAACGAAGATCTGTTAGGTCATAAAACCCTCGGAAAAGTGGAGGAGTTGTGGTACAAGGCCAGCACAGACGGAAGAGACCTGCAAGCTTGGGTGGTTTATCCTCCCAATTACGATCCGAATAAAAAATACCCTATGATGATAGAGAACCACGGGGGGCCAATTTTAAATTATGGCGACCGTTTCTCTGCGGAGATACAACTCTATGCTGCAGCTGGTTATATTGTTTATTATCCGAATCCACGGGGAAGTACCGGTTATGGTGAAGAATTTGGGAATTTGCTGTTTAACAACTATCCGGGCGATGATTATCAGGACGTGATGGATGGAGTAGACGTGCTTATAAGCAAAGGCATCGCTCATGAAGACCAACTCTTTGTCACTGGCGGTAGCGCAGGCGGGATCATGACGGCTTGGATCATTGGTAAGAATAATCGTTTTGAAGCTGCCGTTGTGGCCAAACCAGTAATGAACTGGATCAGTAAGACCTTGGTGGCAGACAATTACTACGGATACGCCAACAGTCGTTACCCGGGGCAACCTTGGGAGAATTTTGAAGGCTATTGGAAATTCTCACCGATCTCTTTGGTCGGTAATGTTGAGACCCCAACCATGGTCATGGTAGGTATGAATGACTTGCGCACGCCACCTAGTGAGGCCAAGCAATTGTACCACGCTTTAAAGCTGCGTAAAATAGAAACCGTACTGGTAGAGATTCCCGATGCTTCGCATGGTATTGCTTCCAGACCGAGCAACTTAATCACCAAAGTAGCGCACACCTTGGCATGGTTCGATAAATTTAGAACCCCTAAGAACTAA
- a CDS encoding HAD family hydrolase, with translation MELHHIKAIAFDADDTLWVNEPLFRQAEERFCELMEPFAEKEDCNRELFGYEMQNLPLYGYGIKPFVLSLIEAAMRISDNKVPLRTIDQLIAMGKEMLEAPVEVLDGVEDTLEGLVGKYRLVVATKGDLLDQQRKLIKSGLEPFFHHIEIVSDKTQKEYNKLVRHLDVRNKEFLMVGNSVKSDILPVLEIGSYAIHIPFHTTWEHEVVKEPVEHPHFKELYQATELLALLA, from the coding sequence GTGGAATTGCACCACATCAAGGCCATTGCGTTTGATGCCGACGACACCTTATGGGTGAACGAACCGCTGTTTCGACAGGCAGAGGAACGCTTTTGCGAATTGATGGAACCTTTTGCAGAAAAAGAAGATTGCAATAGGGAGTTGTTCGGTTACGAGATGCAAAACTTGCCGCTTTACGGTTATGGCATTAAACCTTTTGTATTGTCTCTTATAGAGGCCGCCATGCGCATCTCGGACAATAAGGTTCCTCTAAGGACCATAGATCAGCTAATTGCGATGGGGAAGGAGATGTTGGAAGCCCCCGTGGAGGTTTTGGATGGTGTAGAAGATACCTTAGAAGGCTTGGTGGGCAAGTATCGCTTGGTGGTCGCTACCAAAGGCGATCTGTTGGATCAGCAGCGCAAGCTAATTAAATCAGGGTTGGAGCCCTTTTTTCATCATATAGAGATCGTTTCTGATAAGACTCAGAAAGAATACAACAAATTGGTGCGGCATTTAGACGTTCGCAACAAGGAATTCCTTATGGTAGGTAATTCGGTCAAGTCCGATATTCTGCCTGTGCTAGAGATAGGTTCTTACGCAATTCATATCCCATTTCATACCACCTGGGAGCACGAAGTGGTCAAGGAACCTGTGGAGCATCCGCATTTTAAAGAGTTGTATCAGGCTACGGAATTGTTAGCTCTTTTGGCCTGA
- a CDS encoding CAL67264 family membrane protein — MGMNKNTVLAWATTIMILVGIGLIAMGAFKYDDVAGWGFAAVGIGFFCIAWVFNALKGRV, encoded by the coding sequence ATGGGAATGAATAAAAACACCGTTCTGGCCTGGGCAACTACAATAATGATCTTGGTTGGAATTGGACTTATAGCTATGGGCGCTTTTAAATATGACGATGTAGCCGGATGGGGCTTTGCCGCCGTGGGTATAGGATTTTTTTGCATTGCCTGGGTATTCAATGCGCTCAAAGGACGCGTATAA
- the ettA gene encoding energy-dependent translational throttle protein EttA codes for MSDDKKVIFSMSGVSKTYQSTGKQVLKDIYLSFFYGAKIGILGLNGSGKSTLMKIIAGVEKNYQGDVVFAPGFTVGLLEQEPKLDESKTVIDIVKEGVQEVVDVLDEYNKINDMFGLPEVYENPDKMQELMDKQAKLQDKIDATNAWDLDTKLEIAMDALRTPPPETPINVLSGGERRRVALCRLLLQEPDVLLLDEPTNHLDAESVHWLEHHLSQYKGTVIAVTHDRYFLDNVAGWILELDRGEGIPWKGNYSSWLDQKAKRLAQEQKQASKRQKTLERELEWVRMAPKGRQAKQKARLNNYDKLMSQDQKQLDEKLEIYIPNGPRLGTNVIEATGVSKAYGDKLLYEDLNFKLPQAGIVGIIGPNGAGKTTIFRMIMGEETPDKGSFTVGDTVKLAYVDQSHSNIDPERSIWENFCDGQELIMMGGKQVNSRAYLSRFNFGGSDQNKKVSTLSGGERNRLHLAMTLKEEGNVLLLDEPTNDLDVNTLRALEEGLENFAGCAVVISHDRWFLDRICTHILAFEGDSQVYFFEGSFSDYEENKKKRLGGDLMPKRIKYKKLIR; via the coding sequence ATGAGTGACGATAAGAAGGTCATCTTTTCGATGTCCGGGGTTTCTAAAACCTATCAATCAACCGGAAAACAAGTACTAAAAGACATTTACCTAAGCTTCTTCTACGGAGCCAAGATCGGGATCTTGGGTCTTAACGGTAGTGGTAAATCTACGCTGATGAAGATCATTGCCGGGGTAGAGAAGAACTACCAAGGCGATGTGGTCTTTGCCCCTGGTTTTACCGTGGGCTTGTTAGAACAAGAGCCAAAGCTAGATGAATCTAAAACGGTCATCGATATTGTAAAAGAAGGTGTACAAGAGGTGGTCGATGTACTGGATGAGTACAACAAGATCAACGATATGTTCGGTTTGCCGGAAGTCTATGAGAATCCAGACAAAATGCAGGAGCTCATGGACAAGCAAGCCAAATTGCAAGACAAGATAGACGCCACCAATGCCTGGGACCTAGATACCAAATTGGAGATCGCTATGGACGCGCTTAGAACGCCTCCGCCAGAAACTCCTATAAATGTATTGTCTGGAGGAGAGCGACGCAGGGTTGCTCTGTGCCGTTTGCTGCTTCAAGAACCAGATGTTCTTTTATTGGATGAGCCTACCAACCACTTGGATGCGGAATCCGTTCATTGGTTGGAGCATCATTTATCACAGTACAAAGGAACCGTGATCGCCGTAACTCACGACCGTTATTTCTTAGATAATGTTGCCGGATGGATCTTAGAATTAGACCGAGGAGAAGGTATCCCTTGGAAGGGGAATTATTCTTCCTGGTTAGATCAAAAGGCCAAGCGCTTGGCTCAGGAGCAAAAGCAAGCCAGTAAGCGTCAAAAGACCTTAGAGCGTGAATTGGAGTGGGTGCGAATGGCTCCAAAAGGACGTCAAGCCAAACAAAAGGCACGTCTGAACAATTATGACAAACTGATGAGTCAAGATCAGAAACAACTTGACGAAAAACTAGAGATCTATATTCCGAATGGGCCACGCTTGGGAACCAATGTTATCGAAGCTACTGGAGTTTCTAAGGCTTATGGGGATAAATTGCTTTATGAGGATCTGAATTTCAAACTGCCTCAAGCAGGTATTGTTGGGATCATCGGACCTAACGGAGCAGGGAAGACCACCATTTTTAGAATGATCATGGGCGAGGAAACCCCAGACAAAGGATCGTTCACAGTTGGAGATACTGTAAAGCTGGCCTATGTAGACCAAAGCCATTCTAACATCGATCCAGAACGCAGCATTTGGGAAAACTTCTGTGATGGGCAAGAGCTGATCATGATGGGCGGAAAACAAGTCAATTCTAGAGCCTATTTGAGTCGATTTAATTTTGGAGGAAGTGATCAGAATAAAAAAGTGAGCACGCTCTCTGGAGGAGAGCGCAACCGCTTGCACCTGGCCATGACCCTAAAAGAAGAAGGGAACGTTCTGCTACTGGATGAGCCTACCAACGACTTGGATGTGAATACCCTGCGTGCCTTAGAAGAAGGTTTGGAGAATTTTGCCGGCTGTGCCGTAGTGATCTCTCACGACCGTTGGTTCTTAGACAGGATTTGTACACATATCCTAGCTTTCGAGGGCGATAGTCAGGTCTATTTCTTTGAAGGTAGTTTTAGCGATTACGAGGAGAATAAGAAAAAGCGTTTGGGTGGCGATCTTATGCCAAAACGCATCAAATACAAAAAACTGATCCGCTAG
- a CDS encoding PLP-dependent aspartate aminotransferase family protein, which produces MAQGKLGLNTVCTHTGEVPDEQFKGAISPIYLSSSYAYEGVDVKRYPRYFNTPNQEGLSKKVAALEGTEAGLIFGSGMAAVSTTLMAFLQKGDHVVLQEALYGGTYNLVVEEFEKFGIDYSFTQGLSEAAFETAITDKTKVIYVETPSNPLMKVTDLAMIGRLAKKHGLVSMIDNTFASPINQTPKDFGIDIMIHSATKYMGGHSDICAGAVAASQEHIDRIWNLAKNFGGSLSDMTVWMLERSMKTMALRVKQQNKNALEMAKWLDAREEIGRVYYPGLESHPDHELAKRQMRGFSGMMSFELAAGINAEAFLEALSLIKPSMSLAGVESTMLLPSKTSHFLLGEEERARQGISEQLIRFSVGIEEVEDIQADIVAALQKTAQIQTVN; this is translated from the coding sequence ATGGCCCAAGGAAAACTCGGCTTAAATACCGTTTGCACGCACACAGGGGAAGTCCCTGACGAGCAGTTCAAAGGAGCGATATCGCCCATATATCTCAGCAGTTCTTACGCCTATGAAGGCGTTGATGTTAAGCGCTATCCGCGCTATTTCAATACGCCCAACCAAGAAGGACTGTCTAAAAAAGTAGCCGCATTAGAGGGCACAGAGGCCGGCCTGATCTTTGGTAGTGGAATGGCTGCTGTGAGCACAACCCTGATGGCCTTTTTGCAAAAAGGAGATCATGTGGTCTTGCAAGAGGCGCTCTACGGAGGTACTTATAATTTGGTTGTGGAGGAATTTGAGAAGTTCGGGATCGACTATAGCTTTACCCAAGGACTCAGTGAGGCGGCTTTTGAGACTGCCATTACCGACAAGACCAAAGTGATCTATGTGGAAACGCCATCTAATCCGCTCATGAAAGTGACAGACCTGGCAATGATAGGTCGATTGGCTAAGAAACACGGCCTGGTGAGCATGATAGACAATACATTTGCATCTCCCATAAATCAGACACCCAAAGATTTTGGGATCGACATTATGATCCACAGTGCGACCAAATATATGGGTGGGCACAGCGACATTTGTGCAGGAGCGGTGGCAGCTTCTCAGGAGCATATTGATAGGATATGGAACTTGGCCAAGAACTTTGGTGGTAGCCTGAGTGATATGACTGTCTGGATGTTGGAACGCAGCATGAAGACCATGGCCTTACGCGTAAAGCAGCAGAATAAGAATGCACTAGAGATGGCCAAATGGCTAGATGCCCGAGAGGAAATAGGACGGGTGTATTATCCAGGTTTGGAGTCGCATCCGGATCACGAACTGGCTAAACGACAAATGCGTGGATTTAGCGGCATGATGTCCTTTGAGCTGGCAGCCGGGATCAATGCCGAGGCCTTTTTAGAAGCCCTTAGCTTAATAAAACCCTCGATGAGTTTGGCGGGAGTGGAGTCTACCATGTTGTTGCCGAGTAAGACCTCTCATTTCTTGTTGGGAGAAGAAGAACGCGCTAGACAAGGAATCTCAGAACAACTTATTCGATTCTCTGTAGGTATAGAAGAAGTAGAAGACATTCAGGCCGATATAGTCGCTGCATTGCAAAAGACAGCGCAAATACAAACTGTAAATTAA
- the ftcD gene encoding glutamate formimidoyltransferase produces the protein MQKQLIECVPNISEGRDAKKIQEIAHVVETVAGVKLLDIDPGAATNRTVITFVGEPEPVIEAAFLLIKKASELIDMRGHSGEHPRFGATDVCPLVPIANISLEETAQYAHRLGERVGKELGIPGYFYEAAAKEPKRKNLSNCREGEYEGLSTKLADPNWKPDFGPAEFNANVAKTGATAIASRDFLIAYNVNLNSTSTRRANAIAFDIRERGRVKREGNPITGKKVLDENGEPVLIPGKLKAVKGIGWYIEEYGIAQISYNLTNVSITPMHIAFDETCKAADRRGLRVTGSELVGLVPLKAMLDAADFYLTKQSRSLGISESEKIKIAVKSLGLDDLKPFDPKTRIIEYMLEEDASKKLVDLTVSGFAEETAAESMAPGGGSISAYVGTLGVALGTMVANLSAHKAGWDDKWEFYSKWAEKGQAYKDKLLFLVDEDTNSFNKIMDAFRLPKDNPQEVAARKAAIEAATQYATEIPFQVMETARNSMEVMQAMLKDGLQSSLSDSAVGILCAKTAVLGAYFNVRINAKDLKDREFADNILARAEAIYQEALAIENETIALVNEKM, from the coding sequence ATGCAAAAACAACTTATAGAATGCGTACCCAATATCAGTGAGGGTCGTGACGCTAAAAAGATCCAAGAGATCGCTCATGTCGTAGAAACCGTAGCTGGCGTAAAGCTATTAGATATCGATCCCGGAGCGGCCACCAACAGAACGGTGATCACCTTTGTGGGAGAGCCTGAGCCTGTTATTGAGGCGGCATTTCTATTGATCAAAAAAGCCAGTGAACTCATCGATATGCGTGGCCATAGTGGGGAACATCCGCGTTTTGGAGCCACAGACGTATGTCCTTTGGTTCCTATAGCCAACATCAGCTTAGAAGAGACTGCCCAGTATGCTCATCGTTTAGGCGAGCGTGTCGGGAAAGAGTTAGGCATTCCCGGGTATTTCTACGAAGCTGCCGCAAAAGAGCCAAAGCGCAAGAACCTTTCTAATTGCCGCGAAGGCGAATATGAGGGTTTGTCCACCAAATTGGCAGACCCGAATTGGAAGCCTGATTTTGGTCCGGCAGAATTCAATGCAAACGTTGCCAAAACAGGCGCAACGGCTATAGCTTCTAGAGATTTTTTAATTGCCTACAACGTTAACCTGAACAGTACTTCTACCCGTCGTGCCAATGCCATCGCCTTTGATATTCGCGAGCGCGGTCGTGTAAAGCGAGAGGGCAACCCCATTACAGGGAAAAAGGTTTTGGACGAAAACGGTGAACCGGTACTTATCCCCGGAAAGCTCAAGGCTGTAAAAGGAATTGGCTGGTATATCGAGGAATACGGTATTGCACAGATCTCCTACAATTTGACCAATGTATCCATTACGCCTATGCACATAGCCTTTGACGAAACCTGCAAAGCAGCAGACCGCAGAGGTTTACGAGTAACAGGTTCGGAATTGGTTGGTTTGGTACCGCTTAAGGCAATGTTAGATGCTGCGGATTTTTATCTGACCAAGCAGAGCAGATCCTTAGGGATCTCAGAAAGCGAAAAGATCAAGATTGCGGTAAAGTCATTGGGCTTGGACGATCTAAAACCCTTTGACCCCAAGACCCGTATCATTGAGTATATGCTAGAAGAAGACGCCAGTAAAAAACTAGTGGATTTGACTGTTTCTGGCTTTGCCGAAGAGACCGCTGCAGAATCCATGGCTCCCGGTGGAGGTTCTATCTCCGCTTATGTCGGGACCTTAGGCGTGGCCTTGGGTACTATGGTGGCCAATTTATCTGCACATAAAGCAGGTTGGGACGACAAATGGGAGTTCTATTCTAAATGGGCAGAAAAAGGACAGGCCTACAAGGATAAATTACTCTTCTTGGTAGACGAAGACACTAACTCTTTCAATAAGATCATGGATGCCTTTAGACTGCCTAAAGACAATCCACAGGAAGTAGCAGCCAGAAAAGCTGCCATTGAAGCGGCGACTCAATACGCTACAGAAATTCCGTTTCAGGTCATGGAGACCGCCCGGAATTCTATGGAAGTAATGCAAGCCATGCTCAAAGACGGATTACAGAGTTCTCTTTCAGACTCCGCCGTAGGCATACTTTGCGCTAAAACTGCCGTTTTAGGCGCCTATTTCAATGTGCGTATCAATGCCAAAGACCTTAAGGATCGCGAATTTGCAGACAATATTTTGGCACGAGCAGAAGCAATTTATCAGGAGGCACTGGCTATAGAAAATGAGACCATCGCCCTGGTGAACGAAAAGATGTAA
- a CDS encoding GNAT family N-acetyltransferase has protein sequence MQIVAYDKQYAKAFELLNLEWLETYFYVEDYDREVLSKAEQYIIRPGGHIFFAVESGVVMGCVALLRIEDDLFELTKMAVSPAARGKGIGQKLMQHCIAFARSQNWKGLLLYSNRILENAIHIYRKYGFEEIPVEPDSPYERSNIKMYLPLN, from the coding sequence ATGCAGATAGTTGCCTACGATAAACAGTATGCCAAAGCCTTTGAACTACTCAATCTCGAATGGTTGGAAACTTACTTTTATGTAGAAGATTACGACAGAGAAGTTCTTAGCAAAGCAGAGCAATATATCATAAGGCCGGGAGGACATATCTTTTTTGCGGTAGAATCTGGCGTTGTTATGGGCTGTGTGGCCCTATTGAGAATAGAAGACGATCTTTTTGAACTCACCAAGATGGCCGTGTCGCCAGCCGCCCGTGGCAAGGGCATTGGTCAAAAACTAATGCAGCATTGTATTGCTTTTGCGCGATCTCAAAACTGGAAAGGCCTGCTGCTCTACTCCAACCGTATTTTAGAGAATGCCATTCACATTTACAGAAAGTATGGTTTTGAGGAAATTCCGGTAGAGCCAGATTCACCTTACGAGCGCAGCAATATCAAGATGTATTTACCACTGAATTAA
- a CDS encoding MBL fold metallo-hydrolase, giving the protein MKKLILGLFTALSLVGCKNNAKEADVDTTADTTAAVAKSEKDFQIHPIGHATMVLQWGDTTIYVDPVGGAERFANFDSPDLILVTDIHGDHLNAETLAAVSTDKSKIVLPQACADRLGADFTAQLDVLANGETKTRYDIAITAIPMYNLREEDKDKHVKGRGNGYVLESDGKRLYISGDTEDIPEMRALENIDIAFVCMNLPYTMTVESAADAVLEFAPTTVYPYHYRGANGLSDVAKFKAIVDAGGKEISVIQKDWYAQ; this is encoded by the coding sequence ATGAAAAAACTAATCCTTGGCCTCTTTACGGCCTTAAGCCTTGTAGGCTGTAAAAACAACGCAAAAGAAGCGGATGTTGACACAACTGCAGACACCACAGCAGCCGTTGCAAAAAGTGAAAAAGATTTTCAGATCCACCCTATAGGGCATGCTACCATGGTCTTGCAATGGGGAGATACCACCATTTATGTAGACCCAGTAGGCGGCGCAGAACGCTTTGCCAATTTTGACAGCCCGGATCTTATTTTGGTGACCGATATTCACGGAGACCATTTAAATGCAGAGACTCTGGCTGCAGTAAGTACGGACAAATCTAAGATCGTTTTGCCACAGGCCTGCGCAGACCGTCTGGGAGCCGATTTCACGGCCCAGCTAGATGTGCTAGCCAATGGAGAGACCAAAACTCGTTATGATATTGCAATCACGGCTATTCCGATGTACAATTTGCGAGAAGAAGACAAAGATAAGCACGTCAAAGGACGCGGAAATGGTTATGTCCTTGAGTCAGACGGCAAACGCCTATACATTTCCGGAGACACAGAAGACATCCCAGAAATGAGAGCGTTAGAGAATATCGATATCGCTTTTGTTTGTATGAACTTGCCTTATACAATGACGGTAGAAAGTGCTGCGGATGCGGTTCTAGAATTTGCGCCTACTACTGTCTACCCTTATCACTACCGCGGAGCCAATGGACTGAGCGATGTAGCTAAGTTTAAAGCTATTGTAGACGCTGGTGGAAAAGAGATCTCTGTAATTCAAAAAGATTGGTATGCCCAGTAA